The Dehalococcoidia bacterium DNA window GGATATTGCTACCGTGGTTCGGGAGGCCTGCAACATCGCCACTACCGGGAGACCGGCGCCGGTTCTTATAGATATTCCGCGCGATGTCTTTATGGAAGAGGCGGAGTTTCACTATCCCGATAGGGTGAAACTGAGGGGCTACAAGCCCACAGTTCAAGGTCACCCGGCACAGATAAAGAAGGCGGCAAGGTTCATAGGTGAGGCAAGGCGCCCTGTGATCATCGCCGGGAGGGGGGTGCTAATCTCAGGGGCCTCTCCGGAGCTCAGGGAGCTGGCGGAGAAGGCTCAGATACCGGTGGTTACGACACTACTGGGGATTGGCTCCTTCCCCGGGTCACATGTCTTAAGCCTGGGTATGCTGGGGATGCACGGGTTGGCCCATGTCAATATGGCGGTAGATGGCGCAGACCTCATTATTGCTATCGGGATGAGGTTCGATGACCGGGCTACGGCAAAGGTATCTGGCTTTGCCCCCAATGCCCATATTATTCATATCGATATAGACCCTGCGGAGATCGGGAAGAACGTGAAGGTGGATGTGCCCATAGTCGGCGATGTGAAGAATGTACTCAAGGCGCTCAATAAAGCGGTCGATGTCCAGGATCATGTCGAGTGGGTCTCACAGATCCAGGATTGGGAGGGGGAGCACCCCTCAACGGTGATCAGAGAGACGGAAAGTCTCCTCCCCCAGTTTGTGGTGCGCCAGATCTGCGAGGTGACCCATGGTGATGCCATAGTAGTCACCGGTGTGGGTCAGAACCAGATGTGGGCTGCAAACTATTTTAAGTTTGACAGGCCCAATACACTGCTCTCGGCCGGTGGGCTGGGTCCGATGGGGTATGAGCTTCCCGCTGCTATGGGGGCCAAGGTGGGATGCCCTGAAGAGACCGTGTGGTGCATCGCTGGCGATGGCGGCTTTCAGATGACCATTCAGGAGTTGGGCACCATCGCTCAGGAGAACCTCGCCGTCAAGATAGCGATACTCAATAACGGGTTCCTGGGGATGGTAAGGCAGTGGCAGGAGCTTTTCCACGGACGGCGCTATGTGGCTACGCCTCTAAGCGGCCCGGACTTCGTTAAGGTCGCCGAGGCCTACGGCATCGCTGCCGAGAGGGTAACGGACAGGCTTATGGTGACCGGGGCTATCGAGCGGGCCATGGCACACCAGGGGCCCTTCCTTATCGACTTTCAGGTCGAGCCGGAGGAGAACGTTTACCCTATGGTGCGACCGGGCGCTGCTCTGGCCGAGATGTTGGAGCAGCCTAGGGAGGAGGTTAGAGCTAAGTAATGGCCAAGCATACAATAATAGCCATGGTGGAAAACAAGCCCGGGGTGCTGAACCGGGTTGCCAGCCTTTTCCGAAGGAGGGGGTTCAATATCGAGAGCATAGCCGTTGGCCATACCGAGATGGATGGGATTTCACGGATGACCATCGTTGTCGATGGCACTGGTAGCTTGGTGGAGCAGGTTAGAAAGCAGCTCGATAAGCTCATCGATGTGGTCAAGGTTACCGACATCACCGAAGATAGTCTGCTAGCGCGGGAGTTGGCTCTGATCAAGGTTAATAGCACTCCTGCCACCAGGAGTGAGATTATCCAGATTGTGGACATCTTCAGGGCCAAAATTGTGGATGTCTCTGCCGATTCTGTGGTAGTGGAGGTAAGTGGTGATGAGGACAAACTGGAATCGCTACTTCGCATGCTGAGAGGCTTCGGCATCAAGGAGATCGCGCGCACCGGAAGAATCGCGATAACGCGGGGGGCCGCTGGTCCCATCCTGGTAGAGGAGGAAAGGCCGCGGAGGGAGCAGGCACGACCCAGGAAGAATAAAGGCATTAGCGAGATATCAAATCTGTAAGGAGAAGATCATGGCGAAAATTTACTACGACAAGGATGCAAATTTAGAGCTCATTAAGGAAAAGACTATCGGCATAATCGGTTTCGGCAGCCAGGGCCATGCCCACGCCCAGAACCTCAAGGATAGCGGATGCCAGGTCATGGTGGGCGAGCTGAAGAATAGCGAGCCGTGGAAAGCAGCGGCCAAGGCGGGGCTTAAGGTGGCCAGCGCTGATGAGGTGGCCAAGGCTGCGGACATAATCATGATGCTTGTCCCTGACCAGCTGCAAAAAGAGGTCTACAATAGCTCAATCGAGAAGAACCTAAAAAAGGGTGATATGCTGATGTTCGCTCATGGCTTTAACATCCACTATAACCAGATTATCCCTTCCCCGAAGATCGATGTGACCATGATAGCTCCCAAGAGCCCGGGCCACATGCTGCGCCGACTCTTCACCGAGGGCTCATGCCCCCCGGCGCTGGTGGCCGTCCACCAGAACGCCTCGGGAAAGGCCAAGGAGATGGCGCTGGCCTATGCCAAGGGTATAGGCTGCACCAGGGCGGGAGTGCTGGAGACCACTTTCGCCGAGGAGACGGAGACCGACCTATTCGGGGAGCAGACCGTGCTCTGTGGTGGCGTAACCTCACTAATTAAGGCCGGCTTCGAGACCCTGGTAGATGCCGGTTACCAGCCGGAGATCGCCTACTTCGAGGTGTGCCATGAGCTGAAGCTTATCATTGACCTCATCTACCAGGGTGGCTTTTCCTATATGCGCTATTCGGTGAGCGATACCGCGGAATACGGCGATTACACCAGGGGACCCAGGGTCATCGACGACTACGTGAGGGAGGAGATGGAGCAGATCCTCTGCGAGATTCAGGATGGCACCTTCGCCCGCGAATGGATACTGGAGAATCAAGCGGGGCGACCCAGCTTCAACGCCTCCCGCCGCCACGAGGCGGAGCACGAGATCGAGAAGGTAGGCAAGAAGCTGAGGGCGATGATGCCCTGGCTCAAGCGATAATTAAGATGGCAACAGAGGTTCCATCGCCAGTTATTGAATTCATCAGGGATCAGCTTTTTTAAAAGAGCGTCCTAAACAAGAGGCTATCGAGAATACTTATAATTATATATTGGAAAGGGGAGGTGAAGTTCTTAAGTATTGAACTCGTGGGTAGAGAAGATTGTTTAAAAACCCTTGAAAGGGTAGCGAGAGATATATAAAATCCATGATAGTTCGTACTGAGCAGAATGCAGTAGCCAACTGTTAGGTAGAGCGAAAAAATGAGTGAGAAGAGCAAAAAGAGCCAAAAGGCGGAGCGAGTTATAATCTTCGATACCACACTTCGTGATGGGGAGCAGGCGCCGGGGGCCACCCTTAACATCAATGAGAAGCTGGAGATCGCCCGGCAGTTGGAAAAACTCGGTGTCGATATCATCGAGGCTGGTTTCCCTATCGCCTCACCTGGGGACTTTGAGGCGGTGCGCCTTATTGCCGAGGAGGTTAAAGGGTCGTCCCTCTGTGCCCTGGCACATGCCGATGCCGAGGCCATTGACCGTGCCTGGGAGGCGATAAAAAAGGCGAAGAGCCCCCGCATCCATGTATTCCTCTCCAGCTCGGATATCCATCTCACCTATCAACTGAAAAAGGGGCAGGCTGAGGTACTGGAATTGGCCTGCGAGATGGTCGCTCACGCCAGGGGGCACGTGGAGGATGTGGAGTTCTCCCCGATGGATGCGACGCGCACCAGTCCTGAGTTCATCTATCAGATCATCCAGGCGGTGATCGAGGCGGGAGCCACCACGGTAAATATCCCCGATACCGTTGGCTATACCACTCCCGAGGAGTTCAGTAGCCTTATCAGGGGCATCTTTGAGCATGTGCCCAATATCCACGAGGCGGTGGTAAGCGTTCACTGCCACGACGACCTCGGGCTGGCGGTGGCCAACAGCCTGGCGGCACTGGCCTCAGGCGCTCGCCAGGTGGAATGCACCATAAATGGAATTGGAGAGCGGGCAGGGAACGCGTCAATGGAGGAGATAGTGATGGCGCTCCGCACCCGCAAGGACTTATTCGACCTGACCACCAATATCAATACATCCCAGATTTATAAGGCCAGTCGCCTGGTGAGCGAGCTCACAGGCTTTTCTATCCCTCCCAACAAGGCCATCGTGGGAGCCAATGCCTTCCGCCATGAGTCGGGGATTCATCAGGATGGCGTCATTAAGGAGCCGACTACCTATGAGATTATGGATGCCCGCACCATCGGGTTGCCCTCAAGCACGCTGGTGTTGGGCAAGCATAGCGGGCGCCATGCCCTGAAAACGAGGCTCGAGGAACTGGGCTACAGCCTTAATGAAGAGGACCTCGATCGCGCCTTCTCCGCCTTCAAGGAGCTTGCCGACAAGAAAAAGGAGGTCACCCACCGTGACCTCGAGTCACTGGTGGCGGAGGAGATGCGTACCATGTCGGAAGCCTACCATCTGGAGCAGGTGCAGGTCTCCTGCGGCGACAAGAGCGTGCCCACGGCCACGGTGAAGCTTATAGCACCTGATGGCCGGGTGCTGGCCGATGCAGCTCTGGGCGCAGGACCGGTAGACGCCGTCTATGAGGCGATCAACCGCCTTGTGGGCGTTCCCAATAAACTTATCGAGTTTAGCGTCACGTCGATCACCGAGGGCATCGACGCCATCGGTGAGGTGACCATCAGGATCGAGAGCGAGGGCCGGGTCTATACCGGTCGGGGTGCTGCCACCGATATCATCGTGGCTTCAGCTAAAGCCTACATGAACGCACTAAATCGGCTTCTGGCAGCGAAAGAAAGAGGGTAGGAGGCTAACAGTGGCTGAAGAAGAGATGGAACGTCGTCTAAAAAACCTGGAGCGAGCGTTCAAGATAATAATGGTGCTGGTCCTGGTGAACCTGTCCTGCAGTCTCTTTGCTCTCATAATAGTCATCGCTGTGTTGCTTGCCGGATAGTGGTTGGGATGTTGGCAGATAAGGGGCAAGAGACATGGCGGAGGCAAAAAGCGACGACCTGACAGCTTACTGCGGCCTCGATTGCGGCAAATGCTTCGGTTACACCAGGACGGTGAGCGAAGCGGCCAAGCAACTGCGGCGCACCATGCGAGCCGAGAAGATAAAGCAGGTATGGCCCACCATCCCCTTCCTAGGTGACTACGATACCTTCAAGAAGCATCTCGATGCCCTCGCCGGCCTCAGGTGCAGGGGTTGCCTAGAGGGGGGTGGCAACCCCTTTTGCAAGATACGTAAGTGCTGCCTCAAGCGTGGCTACGGTAGCTGTGCCCAGTGCGATGAGTTCGAGCGCTGTGAGAAGCTCGCCTTCCTCGAGCCGGGACACGGGGACGTACACCTGAAAAAACTTAGAAAAATTAAAAGCTTAGTGGCCTAACTTTTACAGGTCGGGGGTGAATCTTGTCAACAGAGTTGGAGATGATTTCGCGTCTTTTGCTGGCGGTGGGGCTGGCAGCTCTCATAGGATTGGAGCGGCAGCACGCTGGAAAAGCGGCCGGGCTTCGCACCCACTTGCTGGTCTGCATCGGTGCCGCCCTATTTACCATCGCCTCAATTTACGGCTTTGGAGGGGAGGCTGACCCCGCTCGGGTAGCCGCTGGCATAGTAGCCGGAATTGGATTTTTAGGTGCGGGTACCATCATAAGTACCAGAGAGGGAATC harbors:
- a CDS encoding MgtC/SapB family protein; translation: MSTELEMISRLLLAVGLAALIGLERQHAGKAAGLRTHLLVCIGAALFTIASIYGFGGEADPARVAAGIVAGIGFLGAGTIISTREGILVGLTTAASIWAVAAIGLAAGAGLYILAPVATLVVIIVLRIPKKIGGE
- a CDS encoding DUF3795 domain-containing protein — encoded protein: MAEAKSDDLTAYCGLDCGKCFGYTRTVSEAAKQLRRTMRAEKIKQVWPTIPFLGDYDTFKKHLDALAGLRCRGCLEGGGNPFCKIRKCCLKRGYGSCAQCDEFERCEKLAFLEPGHGDVHLKKLRKIKSLVA
- the ilvB gene encoding biosynthetic-type acetolactate synthase large subunit, with the protein product MKLTGAQILCESLLKEGVEVIFGIPGGALLPFYDTLPQYPRLRHILCRHEQGAAHAADGYARASGRMGVCMATSGPGATNLVTGIANAYIDSAPMLALTGQVARPFIGKDAFQEIDITGITLPITKHNYLVMEAADIATVVREACNIATTGRPAPVLIDIPRDVFMEEAEFHYPDRVKLRGYKPTVQGHPAQIKKAARFIGEARRPVIIAGRGVLISGASPELRELAEKAQIPVVTTLLGIGSFPGSHVLSLGMLGMHGLAHVNMAVDGADLIIAIGMRFDDRATAKVSGFAPNAHIIHIDIDPAEIGKNVKVDVPIVGDVKNVLKALNKAVDVQDHVEWVSQIQDWEGEHPSTVIRETESLLPQFVVRQICEVTHGDAIVVTGVGQNQMWAANYFKFDRPNTLLSAGGLGPMGYELPAAMGAKVGCPEETVWCIAGDGGFQMTIQELGTIAQENLAVKIAILNNGFLGMVRQWQELFHGRRYVATPLSGPDFVKVAEAYGIAAERVTDRLMVTGAIERAMAHQGPFLIDFQVEPEENVYPMVRPGAALAEMLEQPREEVRAK
- the ilvC gene encoding ketol-acid reductoisomerase — protein: MAKIYYDKDANLELIKEKTIGIIGFGSQGHAHAQNLKDSGCQVMVGELKNSEPWKAAAKAGLKVASADEVAKAADIIMMLVPDQLQKEVYNSSIEKNLKKGDMLMFAHGFNIHYNQIIPSPKIDVTMIAPKSPGHMLRRLFTEGSCPPALVAVHQNASGKAKEMALAYAKGIGCTRAGVLETTFAEETETDLFGEQTVLCGGVTSLIKAGFETLVDAGYQPEIAYFEVCHELKLIIDLIYQGGFSYMRYSVSDTAEYGDYTRGPRVIDDYVREEMEQILCEIQDGTFAREWILENQAGRPSFNASRRHEAEHEIEKVGKKLRAMMPWLKR
- the ilvN gene encoding acetolactate synthase small subunit; translation: MAKHTIIAMVENKPGVLNRVASLFRRRGFNIESIAVGHTEMDGISRMTIVVDGTGSLVEQVRKQLDKLIDVVKVTDITEDSLLARELALIKVNSTPATRSEIIQIVDIFRAKIVDVSADSVVVEVSGDEDKLESLLRMLRGFGIKEIARTGRIAITRGAAGPILVEEERPRREQARPRKNKGISEISNL
- a CDS encoding 2-isopropylmalate synthase → MSEKSKKSQKAERVIIFDTTLRDGEQAPGATLNINEKLEIARQLEKLGVDIIEAGFPIASPGDFEAVRLIAEEVKGSSLCALAHADAEAIDRAWEAIKKAKSPRIHVFLSSSDIHLTYQLKKGQAEVLELACEMVAHARGHVEDVEFSPMDATRTSPEFIYQIIQAVIEAGATTVNIPDTVGYTTPEEFSSLIRGIFEHVPNIHEAVVSVHCHDDLGLAVANSLAALASGARQVECTINGIGERAGNASMEEIVMALRTRKDLFDLTTNINTSQIYKASRLVSELTGFSIPPNKAIVGANAFRHESGIHQDGVIKEPTTYEIMDARTIGLPSSTLVLGKHSGRHALKTRLEELGYSLNEEDLDRAFSAFKELADKKKEVTHRDLESLVAEEMRTMSEAYHLEQVQVSCGDKSVPTATVKLIAPDGRVLADAALGAGPVDAVYEAINRLVGVPNKLIEFSVTSITEGIDAIGEVTIRIESEGRVYTGRGAATDIIVASAKAYMNALNRLLAAKERG